A region from the Nocardioides coralli genome encodes:
- a CDS encoding alpha/beta fold hydrolase, whose translation MSVRRRLIGIAASAAGVAAAGAALGVARQRRIIAHRGAGDHAPFGSLRAKPRTVVTDDGVPLHVEVDELPGSPLTVVFVHGYALNMDCWHFQRAGYRGLVRTVFYDQRSHGRSGRSREGNATIEQVGRDLGQVLDQVGEGPVVLVGHSMGGMSIVALAEERPELFGDTVVGVALISTTAGGLDPHRIVAPLLPSTLGSALAMRTMAVLARGHRTVDGLRRAGQAVATVVTDRFAFGDDVPASYIDFVDEMLSATPFEVIAEFFPTFTSFDKFETIHALTEVPVTIIGGTRDKVTSIGHSRKLASRIPDAQLVECEGAGHMVIMERHEQVNAALDQLLAAAGERVGLS comes from the coding sequence GTGAGCGTCCGCCGCCGACTGATCGGCATCGCCGCGTCCGCAGCCGGCGTGGCGGCTGCCGGCGCCGCCCTCGGCGTCGCCCGGCAGCGCCGGATCATCGCCCACCGGGGGGCGGGCGACCACGCGCCCTTCGGCTCGTTGCGGGCCAAGCCACGCACCGTCGTCACCGATGACGGCGTACCACTCCACGTCGAGGTCGACGAGCTTCCCGGCTCCCCGCTCACGGTGGTCTTCGTCCACGGCTACGCCCTCAACATGGACTGCTGGCACTTCCAGCGCGCCGGCTACCGCGGCCTGGTGCGCACCGTGTTCTACGACCAGCGCTCCCACGGCCGTTCCGGGCGCTCCCGCGAGGGCAACGCCACCATCGAGCAGGTCGGCCGCGACCTGGGCCAGGTCCTCGACCAGGTGGGCGAGGGCCCGGTGGTCCTCGTCGGCCACTCCATGGGCGGCATGAGCATCGTGGCGCTGGCCGAGGAGCGGCCCGAGCTCTTCGGGGACACGGTCGTGGGCGTCGCCCTGATCTCGACCACCGCCGGCGGTCTCGACCCGCACCGGATCGTGGCGCCGCTGCTGCCCTCCACGCTCGGCAGCGCACTGGCGATGCGCACCATGGCGGTCCTGGCGCGCGGCCACCGCACCGTCGACGGCTTGCGACGGGCGGGTCAGGCGGTCGCGACGGTGGTCACGGATCGCTTCGCCTTCGGCGACGACGTCCCGGCGTCCTACATCGACTTCGTGGACGAGATGCTCTCGGCCACGCCCTTCGAGGTGATCGCGGAGTTCTTCCCGACGTTCACGTCGTTCGACAAGTTCGAGACGATCCACGCCCTGACCGAGGTGCCCGTCACGATCATCGGCGGCACCCGCGACAAGGTCACCTCCATCGGCCACAGCCGCAAGCTCGCGTCGCGGATCCCCGACGCCCAGCTGGTGGAGTGCGAGGGCGCCGGCCACATGGTGATCATGG
- a CDS encoding bifunctional ADP-dependent NAD(P)H-hydrate dehydratase/NAD(P)H-hydrate epimerase has product MRRAHTVEQVREAEEALMRTLPEGVLMQRAATGLAHAVLDLLGGGYGRRVVLLVGAGNNGGDALHAGARLARRGVAVEAWLLADQVHDGGLAALRAAGGTVAEPHDVVADAETHGVVDLVVDGIVGIGGTPGLRPAAAAALEHLPGVPVVAVDTPSGIGVDTGELDGNHVTASLTVTFGTHKVGHLVDPAAAACGAIHLVDIGLDLPDPVVESLQPPDVRRLLPRPQGTDHKYTRGVVGVRAGSATYPGAATLCVAGAMAGPAGMVRCVGEVADAVRQAHPEVVGEGRVQAWVVGPGGGEGAAAELEAAADDGVPLVVDADALTHVTGPLPVPVVLTPHAGELAAMTGVARADVEARPLAHARAAAERFGAVVLLKGRHTLVAEPGRPVRVTTTGVPWLATAGAGDVLAGLIGSLLAAGLPAYDAASVGSWVHGAAATLASRGGPLTAGLVAETLPETLRHVLSGGMEESRE; this is encoded by the coding sequence ATGCGTCGGGCGCACACCGTGGAGCAGGTCCGCGAGGCCGAGGAGGCCCTGATGCGGACCCTGCCGGAGGGCGTGCTCATGCAGCGGGCGGCCACGGGGCTGGCCCATGCGGTCCTCGACCTGCTGGGCGGCGGCTACGGCCGGCGGGTGGTGCTGCTGGTCGGCGCCGGCAACAACGGTGGCGACGCCCTCCACGCCGGCGCACGGCTGGCCCGCCGCGGCGTGGCGGTGGAGGCGTGGCTGCTGGCCGACCAGGTGCACGACGGGGGACTGGCGGCGCTGCGGGCCGCGGGCGGCACCGTGGCCGAGCCCCACGACGTCGTCGCCGACGCCGAGACGCACGGGGTGGTGGACCTCGTGGTCGACGGGATCGTCGGCATCGGCGGCACGCCGGGGCTGCGACCCGCGGCAGCGGCCGCGCTCGAGCACCTCCCGGGTGTCCCCGTGGTGGCCGTCGACACGCCCAGCGGCATCGGCGTCGACACCGGCGAGCTCGACGGCAACCACGTGACCGCCTCGCTGACGGTCACCTTCGGCACCCACAAGGTGGGCCACCTCGTCGACCCGGCCGCGGCCGCCTGCGGCGCGATCCACCTCGTCGACATCGGCCTCGACCTGCCCGACCCGGTCGTGGAGTCGCTGCAGCCCCCCGACGTCCGTCGGCTGCTCCCGCGCCCGCAGGGCACCGACCACAAGTACACCCGCGGTGTCGTCGGGGTCCGGGCCGGTTCCGCGACCTACCCGGGCGCCGCGACGCTGTGCGTCGCCGGCGCGATGGCCGGCCCTGCCGGGATGGTGCGTTGCGTCGGCGAGGTCGCCGACGCGGTCCGGCAGGCCCACCCCGAGGTGGTGGGGGAGGGCCGGGTCCAGGCCTGGGTCGTCGGCCCCGGCGGCGGTGAGGGGGCCGCCGCGGAGCTGGAGGCGGCGGCCGACGACGGCGTCCCGCTGGTCGTGGACGCCGACGCCCTGACCCACGTCACCGGCCCGCTCCCCGTGCCGGTCGTCCTCACGCCCCACGCCGGCGAGCTGGCCGCCATGACCGGCGTCGCCCGCGCGGACGTCGAGGCGAGGCCGCTGGCCCACGCACGCGCGGCCGCCGAGCGGTTCGGGGCGGTGGTGCTCCTCAAGGGGCGTCACACGCTCGTGGCGGAGCCCGGTCGACCCGTCCGCGTCACCACCACCGGCGTGCCGTGGCTGGCCACGGCGGGGGCCGGCGACGTGCTGGCAGGGCTGATCGGCTCCCTGCTCGCGGCCGGCCTCCCGGCGTACGACGCCGCGTCGGTCGGCAGCTGGGTCCACGGTGCCGCGGCGACCCTGGCCAGCCGCGGCGGTCCGCTGACCGCCGGGCTGGTCGCGGAGACGCTTCCCGAGACGCTGCGCCACGTGCTCAGCGGGGGGATGGAAGAATCGCGGGAATGA
- the alr gene encoding alanine racemase encodes MSRAEIVVELPSLRHNVARLRQHAGVPVMVVVKADGYGHGIAEAGRAARAAGAEWLGVATIDEALRLRQVGDRDRLLCWLGVPGEDYAAAVEADVDVTAYSRAELAEIAAATRRAAPARVQLKVDTGLSRGGATLEEWEAVVAEARAGEERGDWRVTGIWSHFACSDEPDHPANDAQETAFRQALDVAAAAGLRPEVRHLANSAATLLRPSSRFDLVRCGIAAYGLDPAPLAPHDVVLRPVMTARSRLSLVKRVAAGDGVSYGHTWRADRPTTLGLVPVGYGDGVMRRAGNRAEAWVRGRRRPIRGRVCMDQLVVDLGDDHAEAGDEVVLFGPGDDGEPTAQDWAVWCDTINYEIVTRLGGRFERQHVDEGTVL; translated from the coding sequence ATGAGCAGGGCAGAGATCGTCGTCGAGCTGCCCTCGCTCCGCCACAACGTCGCCCGGCTGCGCCAGCACGCCGGGGTGCCGGTGATGGTGGTCGTCAAGGCCGACGGCTACGGCCACGGCATCGCCGAGGCCGGCCGCGCGGCACGGGCGGCGGGCGCGGAGTGGCTGGGAGTCGCCACGATCGACGAGGCGCTGCGGCTGCGTCAGGTGGGGGACCGCGACCGCCTGCTGTGCTGGCTGGGGGTCCCCGGCGAGGACTATGCGGCCGCCGTCGAGGCAGATGTGGACGTGACCGCCTACAGCCGGGCGGAGCTGGCCGAGATCGCCGCCGCCACGCGCCGGGCCGCTCCCGCACGCGTGCAGCTCAAGGTCGACACCGGTCTCTCCCGGGGCGGGGCCACCCTCGAGGAGTGGGAGGCCGTCGTGGCCGAGGCGCGGGCCGGTGAGGAGCGCGGCGATTGGCGGGTCACCGGCATCTGGTCCCACTTCGCCTGCAGCGACGAGCCGGACCACCCGGCCAACGACGCCCAGGAGACCGCCTTCCGGCAGGCGCTCGACGTCGCGGCGGCCGCGGGGCTGCGCCCCGAGGTGCGCCACCTCGCCAACAGTGCGGCGACGCTGCTGCGGCCGAGCTCCCGCTTCGACCTGGTGCGGTGCGGCATCGCGGCCTACGGGCTCGACCCGGCACCCCTCGCCCCGCACGACGTCGTGCTCCGGCCGGTGATGACCGCCCGCAGCCGGCTCTCGCTCGTCAAGCGGGTCGCGGCCGGCGACGGCGTCTCCTACGGGCACACCTGGCGGGCCGACCGGCCGACCACGCTCGGGCTGGTGCCCGTCGGGTACGGCGACGGGGTGATGCGGCGGGCGGGCAACCGCGCCGAGGCGTGGGTGCGCGGCCGCCGGCGGCCCATCCGCGGCCGGGTCTGCATGGACCAGCTCGTGGTCGACCTCGGCGACGACCACGCCGAGGCCGGGGACGAGGTGGTCCTGTTCGGGCCCGGTGACGACGGCGAGCCCACGGCCCAGGACTGGGCCGTGTGGTGCGACACCATCAACTACGAGATCGTGACGCGGCTCGGCGGCCGGTTCGAGCGTCAGCACGTCGACGAAGGGACCGTCCTGTGA